From Bacteroidota bacterium, one genomic window encodes:
- the rfaD gene encoding ADP-glyceromanno-heptose 6-epimerase: MKTIIVTGAAGFIGSIVISYLNSRGYDNIIAVDEFSRQEKNINLQNISGLIKINRDELFSRLKKENIRTDFFFHIGARTDTTEFDKKVFDRLNTGYSRMVWEYCTMHQVPLIYASSAATYGLGEHGYEDDHKLIPLLKPLNPYGDSKNEFDIWVLKQQEQPPCWAGFKFFNVYGPNEYHKGRMASVIFHAFRQIQETGRVRLFRSHKDGYRDGEQLRDFIYVKDVVDVLLHFMENRPENGIYNLGTGKARTFLDLAKATFSAMGVQPQIDFIDTPADIRDKYQYFTEARMEKLLSTGYPGKFHSLESGIADYVKNYLIPGRYL, encoded by the coding sequence ATGAAAACCATCATAGTTACCGGAGCCGCAGGATTCATTGGAAGCATTGTCATAAGTTATCTGAACAGCCGGGGTTATGATAATATCATTGCTGTAGATGAGTTTTCACGACAAGAAAAGAATATAAATCTACAGAATATATCGGGTCTGATAAAGATTAACCGGGACGAGCTCTTTTCCAGGCTGAAAAAAGAAAACATCAGAACGGATTTCTTTTTCCATATCGGCGCCCGAACCGATACAACAGAATTCGACAAAAAAGTATTTGATAGGCTAAACACGGGGTATTCCAGGATGGTGTGGGAATATTGCACCATGCATCAGGTCCCGCTTATCTATGCCTCCTCCGCTGCTACATACGGTCTGGGAGAACATGGATATGAAGATGACCATAAGCTTATTCCCCTTCTCAAACCACTGAATCCTTACGGGGATTCGAAAAATGAGTTCGATATCTGGGTTTTAAAGCAACAGGAACAACCTCCATGCTGGGCCGGGTTTAAATTCTTTAATGTATATGGCCCCAACGAATACCATAAAGGCAGGATGGCATCCGTCATTTTCCATGCCTTCAGGCAAATCCAGGAAACCGGGAGAGTCAGACTCTTCCGGTCACACAAGGACGGATACCGTGACGGAGAACAACTGAGGGATTTTATTTATGTTAAAGATGTGGTGGATGTTCTTCTGCATTTCATGGAAAACCGACCGGAAAACGGCATTTACAATCTGGGAACAGGTAAAGCCAGAACTTTTCTCGACCTCGCAAAAGCAACCTTTTCCGCAATGGGAGTTCAACCCCAGATCGATTTCATCGACACACCCGCCGACATCAGGGATAAATATCAGTATTTTACAGAAGCACGAATGGAAAAACTTCTTTCCACAGGTTATCCCGGTAAATTTCACTCCCTCGAATCAGGAATTGCCGATTATGTGAAAAATTACCTCATTCCTGGAAGATATTTATAA
- a CDS encoding MFS transporter → MNHISKVLRDYPGTRWAMMLLVSFLMAANYFFYDVLSPLKATLQEHLNMSSQDYGIIVGFYAFPNTFLLMAILGGIILDKLGIRPTGFLFAVFMLIGASLTAYGASDYFHQGGIGYKFMSSFLTGYSPEVKMMSLGMLIFGLGAETSIVVTSKILVKWFKGYEIALAFGINLALARIGTALAFVLPESMAQAFNYTTPVWFGVMLLLIGFLGFLIYMMYDIKLDRQVKDSERLLSKDEEFHFSDLKKLFTNRSFLFITALCVTFYAAVFPFLKYAPDFIYHKYGISRETAGLVASFLPFGTVVFTPLFGLFVDKIGKSASMMIYGSVMLIIIHLLFGLTGFNPYVLMILLGIAFSLVPAAMWPSVAKIVPEARIGTAYGAMFSLQNLGLFAVPILAGTILDSTNPGVTPEMIEAGAQLNYTPTILMFVIFGVLGVIFAFLLKWDDKHSGYGLELPSNSKEN, encoded by the coding sequence ATGAATCATATTTCAAAAGTTCTACGCGATTATCCTGGCACCCGCTGGGCTATGATGCTGCTTGTTAGCTTTCTCATGGCTGCTAACTATTTCTTTTATGATGTTTTAAGTCCGCTCAAAGCCACACTGCAGGAGCATCTGAACATGTCGTCCCAGGATTACGGTATCATCGTTGGTTTCTATGCATTCCCCAATACTTTCCTCCTGATGGCCATCCTTGGGGGGATAATTCTCGATAAACTGGGGATACGGCCTACAGGATTTCTGTTTGCAGTATTCATGCTTATCGGGGCATCCCTAACTGCTTACGGAGCTTCGGATTATTTCCATCAGGGAGGTATAGGCTACAAATTTATGAGCTCCTTCCTTACAGGTTATTCCCCGGAAGTGAAAATGATGTCGCTTGGTATGCTGATCTTTGGACTGGGAGCAGAAACCAGTATCGTAGTAACAAGCAAGATCCTGGTAAAATGGTTTAAAGGTTATGAGATTGCCCTGGCCTTTGGAATAAACCTGGCACTAGCGAGGATAGGCACGGCACTGGCTTTTGTGCTTCCGGAAAGTATGGCTCAGGCTTTCAACTACACAACCCCGGTGTGGTTTGGGGTGATGTTACTGCTGATCGGCTTTTTAGGATTCCTGATTTATATGATGTATGATATCAAACTTGACAGGCAGGTAAAAGATTCGGAAAGGCTTTTATCAAAAGACGAGGAATTCCACTTCAGCGATCTGAAAAAACTGTTTACCAACCGCTCATTTCTTTTTATCACTGCACTTTGCGTTACTTTCTATGCTGCTGTATTCCCGTTTCTTAAATATGCCCCCGATTTTATTTACCATAAATACGGTATTTCAAGAGAAACAGCAGGACTGGTGGCATCCTTCCTGCCGTTCGGCACAGTGGTGTTTACTCCCTTATTCGGATTATTTGTCGACAAGATCGGTAAGAGTGCGTCTATGATGATCTATGGCTCAGTGATGCTCATCATAATTCACCTTTTATTTGGTTTGACAGGTTTTAATCCATACGTACTCATGATATTACTGGGAATAGCCTTTTCGCTGGTACCCGCAGCTATGTGGCCTTCTGTAGCCAAGATAGTGCCGGAAGCACGTATTGGGACCGCTTACGGGGCCATGTTTTCATTGCAGAACCTGGGGCTTTTTGCCGTTCCCATCCTGGCTGGAACCATACTCGATTCCACGAATCCTGGTGTTACACCCGAAATGATAGAAGCCGGTGCACAACTTAATTATACTCCCACAATCCTTATGTTCGTAATTTTCGGTGTGCTGGGCGTGATCTTTGCATTCCTCCTGAAGTGGGATGACAAACATTCGGGATATGGTCTCGAATTACCATCCAACAGTAAAGAAAATTAA
- a CDS encoding PKD domain-containing protein, whose product MNLLPRISILFLAIIFMGIGQQALGQRSEGGLPPSFLISGLDNTFDTRAFPAPDMNAIYAEDEQNAVDAFPKPYRVGVSVPVNLSIENSGTWTELPDGDKIWRLTLVSEGAMALGVYYDDFWLPYGGKLFLYNEKKDQVIGAFTEENNNPDCMFATQLVQGDKVTLEYYHPAGTEIMPNLAISEIAYNYRGVSFDYVEKGGSLWCMINIICSPEGDNWQDEKKGVVKQYMKIGWGYYLCTGSLINNTAQDKTPYVLTAFHCGEGATVADMNQWVFYYNYESSTCTGNWGPSTQSQTGCAKKAEGDYEPGSDFLLLQLNYGVPASYSPYFNGWDRRNVPADSGVSIHHPAGDIKKISTFTLPAASSQWNNYGVLSHWRVWWAETTHGTSITEGGSSGSPLFNQDGRIVGDLTGGPPDDCEDPLYSLYGKLSYSWDQMGSLPSQQLKPWLDPLNTGVEVWDGMYNPTAPSPGFSADVTSLQPGESVQFTDMTAGNCTEWEWTFEGGDPATYSGQNPPLVTYAAAGRFDVSLTTSSSAGSATKDSLEMIIVGAPETDFTANNTYLQNGESVNFEDISSNDPIEWLWEFPGGVPETSTDQDPQGIQYDETGNYNVTLTATNQYGDDMLVKEAYITVGGPFAEFEADQTSILAGESVTFADLSINDPTNWSWKFFGGSPGAYTGQTPPAVTYNNPGEYDVKLTVSNDLGSHYIQKSGYIIVGGVGVNEFQGEDPVVIFPNPSKGNFTVKVEEGINRAIIHVINAIGLEVSRTILEEGNTQVTLDLSGEANGIYFLRLEYDGKSSNHKLYLMK is encoded by the coding sequence ATGAATTTATTACCACGAATTTCTATTCTGTTTCTTGCCATTATTTTTATGGGAATAGGACAACAGGCCTTGGGGCAACGCAGCGAGGGAGGCTTACCCCCGAGTTTTTTGATAAGCGGCCTGGATAATACATTTGATACCAGGGCATTTCCGGCACCGGATATGAATGCAATCTATGCTGAGGATGAACAGAATGCCGTTGACGCGTTTCCGAAGCCATACCGGGTAGGTGTGTCTGTCCCGGTAAATCTGAGTATAGAGAATTCAGGAACCTGGACTGAGTTGCCGGACGGGGATAAGATATGGAGACTTACTCTTGTTTCCGAAGGAGCTATGGCCCTGGGCGTTTATTACGATGATTTCTGGCTGCCTTATGGTGGCAAGCTCTTCCTGTATAATGAAAAGAAGGATCAGGTGATTGGCGCTTTTACCGAAGAGAACAACAATCCCGACTGTATGTTTGCTACACAGCTTGTGCAGGGCGATAAAGTTACCCTTGAGTATTACCATCCGGCAGGCACGGAGATAATGCCCAATCTTGCAATTTCAGAAATTGCATATAATTACCGTGGTGTTAGTTTTGATTACGTTGAAAAGGGTGGGTCGCTATGGTGTATGATCAATATTATTTGTTCACCTGAAGGTGATAACTGGCAGGACGAAAAGAAGGGTGTGGTGAAGCAGTATATGAAGATCGGTTGGGGTTACTATTTGTGTACAGGATCACTGATCAATAATACAGCACAGGATAAAACACCATACGTACTTACAGCTTTCCACTGCGGTGAAGGGGCGACGGTAGCTGATATGAACCAGTGGGTGTTCTATTATAATTATGAATCATCAACATGTACAGGAAACTGGGGTCCATCGACACAGTCACAAACCGGTTGTGCCAAGAAAGCTGAAGGGGATTACGAGCCCGGTTCCGATTTTCTGCTGTTACAGCTAAATTATGGTGTTCCGGCATCGTACAGTCCTTATTTCAATGGTTGGGACAGAAGGAATGTTCCTGCCGACAGCGGTGTCAGTATTCACCATCCTGCCGGCGACATAAAGAAAATATCCACTTTTACTCTTCCTGCCGCATCATCACAGTGGAACAACTACGGTGTTTTGTCGCACTGGAGGGTATGGTGGGCAGAAACGACGCACGGCACCTCTATCACAGAGGGTGGTTCATCCGGTTCTCCTTTGTTTAATCAGGATGGTCGTATCGTGGGTGACCTCACCGGGGGCCCACCTGACGACTGCGAGGATCCGCTTTACAGTCTTTACGGTAAGCTTTCTTATTCGTGGGATCAAATGGGCAGCCTGCCTTCACAGCAATTAAAACCCTGGCTTGATCCGCTGAATACCGGTGTAGAGGTATGGGATGGAATGTATAATCCCACTGCACCTTCCCCCGGCTTTTCTGCCGATGTTACCAGTTTGCAGCCCGGGGAATCCGTTCAGTTTACTGATATGACAGCAGGTAACTGCACCGAATGGGAATGGACCTTTGAAGGAGGGGATCCGGCAACATATTCCGGGCAAAATCCTCCGTTGGTAACCTATGCCGCTGCCGGCCGTTTTGATGTATCACTCACAACCTCCAGTTCAGCCGGTTCAGCTACCAAAGACAGCCTCGAGATGATCATTGTCGGGGCGCCTGAAACCGACTTTACTGCTAATAATACCTACCTGCAGAATGGAGAGTCGGTCAATTTTGAAGATATCTCTTCTAACGATCCCATCGAGTGGTTATGGGAGTTTCCCGGAGGAGTTCCTGAGACATCCACCGATCAGGATCCCCAGGGAATACAATACGATGAGACCGGAAACTATAATGTGACTCTCACTGCTACAAACCAATATGGCGACGATATGTTGGTAAAAGAGGCTTATATCACGGTTGGAGGACCTTTCGCCGAATTTGAAGCCGATCAGACATCAATTCTTGCCGGAGAATCGGTCACTTTTGCTGACCTCTCGATCAATGACCCAACAAACTGGTCATGGAAATTCTTCGGAGGATCGCCGGGAGCATACACAGGTCAAACACCTCCGGCTGTTACCTATAATAACCCGGGAGAATATGACGTCAAACTAACCGTTTCCAATGATCTGGGTTCACATTACATCCAGAAATCCGGGTATATCATTGTTGGTGGTGTCGGAGTGAATGAGTTCCAGGGTGAAGATCCCGTGGTAATCTTCCCCAATCCATCCAAAGGCAATTTTACCGTTAAAGTGGAAGAAGGCATCAATCGTGCTATCATACATGTTATCAATGCCATTGGCCTTGAGGTGAGCAGAACCATTCTCGAAGAAGGAAATACCCAGGTGACCCTTGACCTTAGCGGGGAAGCCAACGGTATTTACTTCCTGCGATTGGAATATGACGGAAAATCATCGAATCATAAACTATATCTGATGAAATAG
- a CDS encoding T9SS type A sorting domain-containing protein, producing the protein MKRSQKTFFCFLVAWFLVPEIISGQISHGGQPLSIIWKSANEQVVFQEFNAPYIEPDTREKLPPKVGVTIAVSLRPENSGRWDVFPDGQGIWRLGIRVRGALGLGLYYSSFRIPEGGRLFVYTPDYSKIIGAFTQDNNTERGLFATELIPGDELILEYNGPTATVNDLMLEVNEILYAYQNLGDLRGFGDSGPCEVNVNCPEGNAWKDEKRGVAKIILKEGGSAYLCTGSLVNNVRQDSTPYFLTANHCGPDASTGDYSQWVFYFNYEAAGCENPLISPLSQTITGSTLIAKGYNNPSLGSDFKLLLLGDDLPESYNPYFNGWNRNNSSSESGVGIHHPKGDIKKISTYTEPLISSEYNSGGTSPDAMYWRVVWAETVSGHGVTEGGSSGSPIFNEQHQIAGTLTGGAASCQNTSGPDYYGKFSWHWESNGSISSTQLKPWLDPDNTGVTELEGFGYGNILSAGFYADKIAITTGDYVTFLDQSSGKPAFWDWYFEAGNPGSSTIHDSINVGYNSVGRYDVRLAISDGIFSDTLVKRDYIEVRALFYPNPAVDHFYMDLGRDRATSVILEFYDITGRMVKELHEEQSSNLYRIQLPELREGMYFVKYKVDEKEFDPEKLIILN; encoded by the coding sequence ATGAAACGATCCCAAAAGACATTTTTTTGTTTTCTTGTTGCGTGGTTCCTGGTGCCGGAGATAATATCCGGACAGATTTCTCATGGGGGGCAACCTCTTAGTATAATTTGGAAATCAGCCAATGAGCAAGTGGTTTTCCAGGAATTCAACGCACCTTATATTGAACCAGACACTCGTGAAAAATTACCACCAAAGGTTGGGGTAACCATTGCCGTTTCGCTAAGACCGGAGAACTCAGGCCGTTGGGATGTATTTCCTGATGGACAGGGCATATGGCGATTGGGGATCAGGGTACGAGGTGCACTTGGGCTCGGATTGTATTATTCTTCCTTCAGGATTCCGGAAGGAGGAAGGCTGTTTGTTTATACGCCGGATTACTCAAAGATCATAGGTGCATTTACACAGGATAACAACACGGAAAGGGGTTTGTTTGCTACGGAACTGATACCTGGAGATGAATTGATCCTGGAATATAACGGACCGACAGCGACAGTGAATGATCTTATGCTGGAGGTGAACGAGATATTGTATGCTTACCAGAACCTAGGTGATTTACGCGGGTTTGGTGATTCCGGCCCCTGCGAGGTTAATGTAAACTGTCCGGAAGGCAATGCCTGGAAAGATGAAAAGCGGGGCGTGGCAAAGATCATTTTGAAGGAAGGAGGATCGGCATACCTGTGCACAGGATCGCTGGTTAATAATGTGCGGCAGGATAGCACGCCATACTTCCTTACTGCAAACCATTGTGGACCCGATGCTTCAACCGGGGATTATTCGCAGTGGGTATTTTATTTTAACTACGAAGCCGCAGGTTGTGAAAATCCATTGATCAGCCCTCTTTCACAGACGATCACAGGGTCAACACTAATAGCAAAAGGATATAATAATCCATCGTTGGGGTCGGATTTTAAATTGCTGTTGCTTGGAGATGATTTGCCCGAAAGTTACAATCCCTATTTCAATGGATGGAACCGTAACAACAGCAGCAGCGAAAGCGGGGTAGGGATTCATCATCCCAAAGGCGATATAAAAAAGATATCAACTTACACCGAACCTTTGATATCCAGCGAATACAATTCCGGAGGCACCAGTCCTGATGCTATGTACTGGAGGGTTGTATGGGCGGAAACAGTTTCAGGTCATGGGGTTACGGAGGGTGGTTCTTCAGGCTCGCCGATTTTCAACGAGCAGCATCAGATAGCAGGAACCCTGACTGGAGGAGCTGCTTCCTGTCAGAATACTTCGGGTCCGGACTATTATGGAAAGTTTAGCTGGCATTGGGAGTCAAATGGCAGCATATCTTCCACCCAGCTCAAACCCTGGCTCGATCCTGATAATACAGGAGTAACGGAACTTGAAGGTTTTGGTTATGGAAATATTCTCTCAGCCGGGTTTTATGCTGATAAGATTGCGATCACCACGGGTGATTATGTTACTTTTCTGGATCAATCATCGGGTAAGCCGGCGTTCTGGGACTGGTATTTTGAGGCGGGCAATCCGGGGAGCTCCACCATCCATGATTCTATTAATGTAGGCTATAACAGTGTTGGCAGGTATGATGTACGACTTGCCATCAGCGACGGAATTTTCTCCGATACTCTCGTGAAAAGGGATTATATTGAAGTAAGAGCTTTGTTTTATCCCAATCCTGCTGTGGATCACTTTTATATGGATCTTGGCAGGGATAGAGCTACTTCTGTCATCCTGGAATTTTATGATATAACCGGCCGCATGGTAAAAGAACTCCATGAGGAGCAATCATCGAATCTTTACAGGATACAATTGCCCGAATTGCGTGAGGGTATGTATTTTGTGAAGTATAAGGTCGATGAAAAAGAGTTTGATCCTGAAAAGCTTATCATCCTGAACTGA
- a CDS encoding RluA family pseudouridine synthase, with product MDERPDIREEEQDLYEHYCFVVDKGQSLLRIDKFLMYKIQNASRNKIQNASRAGNILVNEQAVKPNYKVKPEDVISIVLSYPPREIEIIPQDIPIDIAYEDNDLIFINKQAGMVVHPAYGNYTGTLVNALTYYMRKQSGDPEAFPYLVHRIDKDTTGIMVVAKNEIVQSKLAKIFFDHDLDRRYIALVWGDPGNDEGTITGNITRSNKDRKIFTVTEEEDKGKHAITHYRVLKRFRYVTLVECTLETGRTHQIRVHFKHAGHPLFNDETYGGNAILKGTTFTRYRQFVENCFKILPRQALHAKSLRFNHPVTGKPVFIDSELPQDMQEVINRWDNYTLHNNGEQN from the coding sequence ATGGATGAAAGACCTGATATCCGCGAAGAAGAACAGGATCTTTATGAACATTACTGCTTTGTGGTGGATAAAGGGCAAAGCTTGCTCAGAATTGACAAATTCCTGATGTATAAGATCCAAAATGCATCCAGGAACAAGATCCAGAATGCTTCCCGCGCAGGTAACATCCTGGTGAATGAGCAGGCTGTTAAACCTAACTATAAGGTCAAACCCGAAGATGTTATATCTATCGTTCTATCCTACCCTCCAAGGGAAATAGAGATCATTCCTCAGGATATACCTATTGATATAGCCTATGAAGATAATGACCTGATCTTCATCAACAAACAAGCCGGAATGGTAGTTCACCCCGCATACGGAAACTACACTGGTACCCTGGTGAATGCCCTTACTTATTATATGCGCAAGCAAAGCGGCGACCCCGAAGCTTTCCCATACCTCGTGCACCGTATTGACAAAGACACTACAGGCATCATGGTAGTAGCAAAAAATGAAATTGTGCAGTCAAAACTGGCAAAGATCTTTTTTGATCACGATCTCGACCGCAGATATATTGCCCTGGTATGGGGAGATCCGGGAAATGATGAAGGAACCATTACCGGAAATATCACACGCAGTAACAAAGACCGGAAGATATTCACGGTAACGGAAGAAGAAGACAAAGGCAAACATGCTATAACTCATTACAGGGTTTTAAAGCGCTTCCGTTATGTAACCTTAGTGGAATGTACTCTCGAGACAGGCAGAACACATCAGATCAGGGTTCATTTCAAGCATGCTGGACATCCCTTGTTCAATGATGAAACCTATGGTGGTAATGCAATACTGAAAGGCACCACCTTCACCCGGTACAGGCAGTTTGTAGAAAATTGTTTTAAAATACTACCCCGTCAGGCTTTACACGCAAAATCCCTGAGATTCAATCATCCTGTTACAGGAAAACCGGTATTCATAGATTCGGAATTACCTCAGGATATGCAGGAAGTGATTAACAGATGGGACAATTATACCCTTCATAACAACGGGGAACAGAATTAA